DNA from Aliarcobacter skirrowii CCUG 10374:
TTTTTGCAACTGCTAGAATGGTAGCTTTAATGGAGTGTAGTGCTGCTAAGATGATGAAAAATCTTTTAAAAGATGGAGAGCTTAGTGTTGGAGTTGGAGTTGATATAAAACATTTAGCACCAACTTTAGAAAATGATACAGCAATTTCAACAGCAACTTTTGTTGGTATGGAAGGGAAATTATATAAGTTTGAAATAGAGGTTGTTGATAGTGGAGGAGTTATTGGAACAGGAGTTCATACAAGAGCCATTGTATCAAATGAGAGATTGATAAGTGGAGCAAAAAAAAGAGTAGGAAAATAGTCCTACTTTTTTACAATCACAACTTCCAAAGAGCTTTTTTGAACAACTAAAGCTTTTTTGTCAGGAACAACAGAGTTGCTACTTTTCTTCAAGAATCTACTTTTTAAATCTTCAATTTCATTCTCAAGAGATTGAATAATACTATCTTTTTGTAAGATAATATCAACACCAGCTAAATTTACCCCTAAATCTCTAGTTAAAGTTAAAACATATTTTATATGGTTTATATCTTTTTGAGAGTAAAGCCTTATTTTTCCATTTGTTCTTGATGGTTTAATAAGTCCTTCTCTCTCATATTGTCTTAGAGTTTGAGGATGAATATTTAAAATCTCAGCAACTGCTGAGATTAAAAAAATAGGCTCTACATAGCTGTTTTTTTCCATACTCTCTCCTTTAGTTATTTGGTAGATTCTCTTCTAATATTTGAGCAAATTTTGGATCTAAATCCTCTATCTTTGGTAAAATAATATTTGCTTTAAGGTATAAATCACCCTTTTGATTTGTCTTTTTATTTAAAACTCCAAGCTCTTTTACTCTAAATTTTTGATTCTGTTTTGTGTTTTGTGGAACTTTTAGAGTTATATCTTTGTGGATTGTTTTTATCTCAACTTTTCCACCAAAAAGTGCTGTTTTTAATGGAACATCAAAATATTTTGTTAATGTATCACCATCTCTTTCATACTCATTACTAGGTGCTATATTTATTTTTAAAATCAAATCACCTCTTCTTCCTTGATACGATTTTCCTTTTCCTTTTGCTCTAATTTTTTGACCATTTTCTATTCCTTCTGGAATTTTAATATCAAAAGAGTCATTTGATAAACTAATATGCTGTTTCCCACCTAAAACTGCAACATCAAAAGGGATTGTAACTTGAGCTTGAGTATCTAAATCGGGCTCATCAAAACCAAATCCACCAAAACCAGAGTTTGAAAATCCTGATCTTCCAAATCCACCAGCTCCAAACATCTGTCTTAAAATCTCATCTAAATCAACTCCACCACCTTGGCTTCTTGCAAAATCACTAAAATTTTGCCCACCAAACATAGAGTCACCATATTGGTCATACTGTTGTTTTTTCTGTGGATCGCTTAAAACCTCATAAGCTGCATTTATCTCTTTAAATTTATCCTCAGCTTTTGGGTCTTTATTTACATCAGGATGATATTTTCTTGCTAATTTTCTATAAGCTTTTTTAATCTCTTCAGCAGTTGCATTTTCGCTAACTTCAAGTGTTTCATATAAACTTTTTGCCATTTTTTCTTTCCTAAATTAATAATATTTTTAAATTTTTTTAAGGCAACATTATATCCAAACCTTGAGTCAAAGTCAATCAAGGTTGAAAGTAGTTTTATAAAATTTTGATATAATCCTTTTTATGAAAAAATATGATTATATAATTATTGGTGCTGGAATTGCTGGTTGCTCTTTGAGTTATTTTTTAAAAAAAGAGTCAAAAAGTGTTCTTTTAATTGATAAAAACAAAGATGTAGCTTTTGGAGCAAGTGGAGCTGCTGGAGCATTTTTATCGCCACTTTTAGGAAAAAGTAATAACTTTAAAACTTTGGTTACAGAAGCTTTAAAATTTTCAATAGATATTTATAAAAAAGAGTTTAATCAATTTTTAGATAATTGTGGAACTTGTAGGATTCCAAAAAACAGAGATGAAGATAATAAGTTTCAAAGCTATATTCCATTTATGGATTTTGAGTTTGAAAAGTTTGAAGATGGATATTTTTTTAAAGTTGGAAGTACAATAAAACCATATGAGATTTGTAAAGCTTTGAGTAGTGATGTAGAGAAGCTTTTTGATTATGAAGTTTTAAAAATTGAACAAAAAGATGATTTTTGGATAATAAATAATGAGATAAAAGCAAATAAACTATTTTTAGCAACAGGTGCTGATATTTCACTAATTTCTGAGCCATATTTTGATATAAGAGCCGTTTGGGGACAAAAGATTGATGTAAAAACTTCTACAAAAGTTGATATAAACTATCATAAAGAGTGCTCTTTATCAAAAAGTCATAACGGCATAGTTTCAATTGGTGCAACACACAATAGATTTAGTGAAGATATGAGTGATAGTTCATATAATTTAAAACTAAAAAATATAAATCTAATAGATCATAATGAAAAGACATTACAAATTATGAAAAATGATACAAAAGAGCTTTTAGAAAAAGCAAATAGTATTAAAAAACTTGAAGATATTGAGCTTTTAGATGTTAAAATAGGTGCTCGTGCTTCTAGTGTTGATTATTTTGCCATGGTAGGATTGCTAGTTGATTCTAAAAAGAGTTTTGAAAAATATCCTCACATAAAAAATGGAACGCATATAAAAAATGAGAATTTGGAAGTAATTAAAAATCTATATACTCTAAATGGTGTTGGTGGAAGAGGATTTGTATTATCTTTATATTTAGCACACAATTTAGTTGAAAATATTTTAAGAGATAAAAAATTAGATGAAAATATTACAAATTATAGGCTATTTTCAAGATGGGCTAAAAGACAAAAGGCTTAAAAAATGATAAATATATTAAAAATAGTTTTTTTAGGAGTTGCTGGTTTTGCTTTGTTGGTTTATTTAACTGCTCCAAAAGAGTTTTTAGAGCCAAAAAATAAAAATATTGAGCTAAATTATTCAAGTTTACCTCTATATCTTGATGTAATTGCTGGAAATTCTAATACAAAAAAAGAGGAAATTTTTAAAGATTTTCCAATATATTTAGTTGTTTTAAATCATGATTCATTGGCTGTTTTCAAAGATTTAGAAAAAGTTGATGATAAAAATATTGTTTTTGTTGCAAATATTTCAAATACACCTTGGCTCATTAAAAAAATGGCAGTTGAGGGTGAGTTGGAAAAACTTTATAAAGATTCAAAAATAACTCTAATAAATGACTCAAATGGAGAGTTTGTAAAAGCTTTGGGATTAAAAGATAACTCTATGAATAGCTATTTTGTCTATAAAATCAATAAAGATTTAACTATTGAATCTGTTTTTTCAAAAAAGGTTAAAATGGGTGCTTTGCAAGATGGAATAAGTGAAGATGAGATAAAAGTTGAGATTATTGAATTTTTAAATGAGTTAAAAAAGTATTAAAATAGGATTTAAATCCTATTTTATATAGTTGCTTTTTTTATCCTCTGTATCTATTTCTTGACCTATCTCTTGGTATCTTTTAAAATAATATTTAACAAAAGCGTTTATATTTTTATCATTTGGCATAAAATATTTTCCATCTTTTGTTGCATATAGGTTTAAAAATATTGTAGCATCAAGTTTATCTAAATAGTGTTTTGCTAGTTTTGTATAGTTTTCAATATACCACATTTTAAGATTTTGATAGTTCACTTCACTCATATTTATATCTAATTTTTTATTCTCATCACTCCAAGATAAAACACCACTTTCAAAAAGTCCTGCAAGATGAATTAAACCTTCACAATAGTAGGGTTGAACTTCATCAACCTCCATCCAAGATATAAGTCCTACACTTCTTTTTATTAAATCTATTAAAACTTGCTCTTTTAAGTGTAGCTCATCTGTTGAGACATCAAGGAAAAAAGAGATTAATCCACCTGTTGTTGCTTTAAACTCTTCAATATTTTTGTAGTTTCCTGTTTTATTCATTAAAGATTCACTCTCTTCATCGCACCATAAAATGTGTCCATATTCATGCCCAATAGTGCTAATATCGTAAACACTATGCCAAGATTGTGTTTGATTAAATAAAAACTCTCTATCTTTTCTTAAAAACTCTTGCCCAAATATTTCACGGCTTAGTTTTAAAAATGGTTTAGCTCTGCTACTTTGTAAAATCTCATCAGAAAATGCAAATATCTTTTTACCAAGCTCTTTTGAAACAACTTCATCATTTGGAACAACTTGTGCTGAAAAAAGACCATTTAACTCAGCTCCAAAAAACAGAGCTGGTCTTCCAACATAAAGTTGTACTTTATCAAGTGATTTGAAGCTAAAATCAAAGATTTTTTTGTAGCTTTCGTTTGCTTCAAAACTACTAAATATTTTTGTAAATGATGATTTTATCTTATTTACTCTATGGTCATTTTGTGCAAATTTTGGATTTGTAACTCTAATATCCCACTCTAGTGCAACTGCTTTTCTAAAGTGGTCTTCATAGTATTCAAGTGGATGTCCTATTTGAATAGGTGTAGTTATCTTCATCCAAGCTCTATCAACATCTGCCCATTTATTTACAAGCTCATCTGTTTTATCTTCACTAAATGCTACAATTAAACTTTGAATATATCTTATATAATCCCATTTTTGATTATAAATTTCGTCTTCAAGCTCGATTAATTTATCTACAAACTCTTCAAGAGAATCTACAACTTGTGTAACCTCTTTTTTGAAAGCTTTTATATATGCTTTTGAACTATAAGTTTCATTCTCTTTTACAAGTGCTGAATAACATCTATCTGCAATAATTCCACCATGTCCTAAATCAAGAAGATTTTCATCTTCAAGATATTTCATAATTTTTTCTTCGTTGCCTTCAAATTTAGCATTTAGTTCTTTGTTTATTTTATTTATTATGTGTGCTGTCCAAGAGCTTTGCCAAGATGACATAGCAAGACCAACATTGTAAACTCCAATAAAAATTTCTCTATAAAAAGGAGTTAAAAGCTTATTTTGAACTATAAAATCTATTAAGTTTTTATGTTTTTCGTGCCAATATTTTTTTACAAATTGATATGCTTTTTCTTGAATTTTAATAATCTCTTCTTCACTCTTTTCAAGTTTTTTCAAAACTTGAACTAAACTATCATCTCTTAAATTTACAAGTCGTGTAACAAGTGCAAATCTTAAATCATCACTCATTTTCAAATCTAAACTCTTTGCAAAATCATCGATTATCAAGAGTTTATCAAACTTTTTATTTTCTAAAAATTTTAGCAACTCATTTGTTTTTTCTTTTTCTTTGTCTAAATAGTCATAAATTTTTTGTAAATCATCTATAAAATTTTGTTTTGTCATCATTTTTCCTATTAAAATCTATTTCTTCTGCTTCTATTCGAAAAATAGTTTGTTAAATATACTGAAAGAAAGATATATATTATAAAGTACATAATTGAATAGAAAAGGTATAAAAATAGTGTTCCTAATTCTAAAAATATTATTGATATAAACCACAGAACTAAAGTTGCACACGCTAACAAACTTGTTATAACAAGCCAAATTAAACCATTAGCACCATTTACTTTAGTTGTAATTTCTACATATAAGATGAATAAAGCTATACCTGAACATATAAAAAACCAGTAATCCCAGATTTTTAACATTATTTCCATAATCTTTCCTTCTCAATAAATACTAAAATTTTATCATAAAGATACTATATAAATGAAGCTATTATATTTTAGCAATGTGTATATTCAAGTGCTAATTTTTTAAAAAAACTTTAGCCAAGTTTAATAAAGGTTTGATAAAATTCCTTTTTGAAAAATTTAAAATATTTATAATAAATATAAAAAAAGGAGATTTTTTTATGGCAAAACATCAATTTCAAACAGAAGTAGGGCAACTACTTCACTTAATGACACACTCTTTATACTCAAATAAAGAGATTTTTATAAGAGAGCTTGTATCAAATGCTAGCGATGCTATTGATAAATTAAACTATCTAAGACTTACAGATGAGAATTTAAAGGAGAGTTTTGCTTCTTGGAAAGGTGAGATTAATATCTCTTTTGATGAGAAAGATAAATCTTTAACTATAGTTGACAATGGTATTGGTATGAATGAAGATGATATGATAAACTCTATTGGTACTATTGCAAAGAGTGGGACTAAATCTTTTGTTGAAGCACTAACAGGTGATGCAAAAAAAGATTCAAACTTAATTGGTCAATTTGGAGTTGGATTTTACTCTGTATTTATGGTTGCAGAAAAAGTAGATGTAATCTCTAAAAAAGCTGGTGAAGAGACTGCTTATAAATGGTCATCAACTGGAACTGGAGAGTTTGATTTATCTGCTTGTACAAAAGAGACAAATGGAACAGTTATCTATATCAAATTAAAAGATGATGAGGTAAGTGAGTTTGCAAGTAAATATAGAATTAAAAATATAGTTGAAAAATATTCAAACCATATTGCTTATCCAATTTTCTTAAACTATGACGAAGAAGTGACGCAAACTTTAAGTGATGAGGATAAAAAAGCTGGAAAAGAAGCTGTTAAAACTATTGAGAGAAAACATGAACAAATAAATGCAGCAACAGCACTTTGGACTCAAGCAAAAGCTAAATTAAAACAAGAAGATTATAATAGTTTTTATAAATCAATATCTCAAGACTCAAATGATCCATTAGTTACAATTCACACAAAAACAGAGGGTGTAAATGAGTACACAACTCTATTTTACATTCCAAAAAATGCACCAATGGATATGTATAGAGCAGATTATCAAAGTGGAATTAAACTTTATGTAAAAAGAGTATTTATAACAGATGATGATAGAGAATTATTACCAACTTACTTAAGATTTGTAAGAGGAATTATTGATAGTGAAGATTTACCACTAAATGTTAGCCGTGAGATTTTACAAGAGAATAGAATCCTAGCAAATATCAAACAAAGTAGCGTTAAAAAGATTTTAAGTGAGATTAAAAAATTATCAAAAGATGAGGAGAAATACTCACAATTTATCTCTCAATATAATCGTGCATTAAAAGAGGGAGTTTATCAAGATTATACAAACAAAGAGTCTATTTTAGAGCTTTTAAGATATAAATCTACAAATGATGAGAAAAAATTAACTTCATTAGAAGATTATAAACAAAGAGCAAATAGTGAACAAAAAGCTATTTACTATATTGTTGGAGATAATGAAAAAGTTTTAAGAAACTCTCCTTTAATCGAAAGCTACAAAAAAAATGGAATTGAAGTTTTAATCTTAGATGATAAAGAGATAGATGAGATCGTAACTCCAACAATTGGTGCATTTAAAGAGTGGCAATTTAAAGATGTTACAACTTGTGAAGCTCCAAAATCACAAATTAGTGAAGAGGAGAAAAAAGAGCAAGATGAGAAATATAAAGATATAGTTGTAAAAATCAAAGAGAAACTAAAAGATGAGGTAAAAGATGTAAAACTTACTTCAAGACTTGATAGTTTTGCCTCTTGTATTACAAAAGATGAGCAAGATGCACAAATGGCTGCTATGGCTCATATGTTTAAAGCAATGGGACAAGATGTTCCAGAGATTAAACCAATTTTAGAGATAAATCCAAATCATGAGATAGTTCAAAAACTAAATCTTACAAAAGATGAAGAGCTTATTGAAGATATTGCTTGGATTTTACTAGATTTAGGAAAAATTAGTGAAGGAATGGATATAAGCGATAGAGTTGCATTTACTCAAAGACTTACAAAAATAACTGCAAAATCTCTATAAAAGTTTAAAAGCCCAAAATAATTGGGCTTTTAAAACAATATTTAGATAGAATATAAACTTTATAATTATTCTATTAGGAAGTTTATGGAACAGTTTATCCAAGATTGGGGCTATATAGCTCTTTTTTTATACTCATTTGGTGGTGGTTTTTTAGCATTAGTTATAGCTGCTGCTTTCTCATTTGATGGTACTTTAAATATATATGTAACAATTGCAGTTGCTGCTTTTTCAAATATTATTGGTAGTCAATTTCTATTTTTTATGGCAAAAAAGAATAAAATATTTGCCCAAGATATGATGAATAATCACAAAAGAAAAGTTGCATTTGTTCAACTACTTTTTAGAAAATATGGTTCACTTATAATAATTATTCAAAAATATATTTATGGAATTAAAACTTTAGTTCCTTTAGTTATGGGAATTTCTGATTACAATGCTTATAAATTTACAATTTTAAATATTATAGCTTCTATTTTATGGGCTGTTGTTATTGGTTATATTAGTTATTTTGCTGGGTCTGTTTTACTTGCTTATGCTGATAATATTAAATATATAGGTTTAATCACAGTTGTAGTTGTATTAGGTATTTTAATAATGAGTTTTAGACCAAAAAAGAGAAGAAAGAGTAGAAAAAATGAAGTTTAATGAACTAAATATAGATAAAGATTTAGTAGAAAATTTAGAGAGTTTAAACTTAATAAATCTAACACAAATTCAAGAAAAGAGTTTAAAATATAGTTTAGATGGTAAAGATTTAATAGCACGAGCAAAAACAGGTTCTGGAAAAACTCTTAGTTTTTCACTTCCAATAATAAAAAAATTAAATCCAAAAAAATTTAGAGTTCAATCTTTGATTTTAGCTCCAACAAGAGAGTTAGCATCGCAAATAGCTACAAATTTAAGACAATATTTAAGACATATTCCAAATATAAAGATTTTAACTTTATGTGGTGGAGTTCCATATAAACCTCAGGTTTTATCGCTTAGTCATGAGGCTCATATTATTGTAGGAACAGCTGGAAGAGTTTTAAAACATATAGAAGAGGCAAATTTAAAGCTTGAAGATATAAATAGTTTTGTTTTAGATGAAGCTGATAAAATGCTTGATATGGGGTTTTATGATGATATTTCAAAAATAGCTTCAATGCTTCCAAAAAATAGACAAACTATGCTTTTTAGTGCAACTTATGAAGAGAATATTAAAAAATTAGCAAAAAATATTTTAAATAAACCAGAGTTTGTAGAGGTTGAAAATGAAGAGAAAAATCATATTCTACAAGTTTTTTATGAGACAAATAACAAAGATGATTTAATTGAAAAATTAATCAAAAAATATGAGGCAAAAAGCACAATAATATTTTGTAATCAAAAGATTACTTGTGAAGATTTAGCAGATAGCTTATTTAATAGAGATTTAGATGTATTAACTTTACATAGTGATTTGGATCAAAAACAAAGAGATGAAACAATTGCTATTTTTTCAAATAAGAGTTATCCAATTTTAATTGCAAGTGATGTTGCAAGTAGGGGAATTGATATTTCAGATATTGATTTAGTTATAAATTATGATGTAGCACTAAATAGTAAAATTCACACTCACAGAGTTGGAAGAACAGCAAGAGCTGGTAAAGGTGGAGTTGCTATTACTTTTTATAATCAAACTGAAATGAGTAGAGTTTTAGAGATTAAAGATGAGTTTGGTGATATTTTATTTGAAGATGAGAGTGATATAACATATAATAGTAGTTTTAAAATAGATAGTGAATTTAGAACAATTTATATAAATGGTGGAAAAAAACAGAAACTTAGAAAAGGTGATATTTTAGGAAGTTTAACAGCTGGAATTGGTTTAAGTAAAGATGATGTTGGAGTTATTGATGTACTTCCTACTTGTACTTATGTAGCTATAAAAAAAGATAAATTATATTTTGTTATGGAAAATTTAAATAAGACAAAAATTAAAGGGAGTTTCTATAATATTTATGAAAAATAGAGATAAGTTCATTAAAACTATGTTACTATTTTTAAATATTTTTAGGGGTTTAAATGCTTGCAAATAGAATTTTTATAAAAACTTTTACAATATTTTTAATACCATTAATTATTGCTCTAATATTAAATATAAATCTATTTTATAATAGTTCAACTACTATAGAAAATATCGTATCTATAATATTATTTATATTTATCTTTATTCTTTTTGTATACTCTTTTTTAGTTTTAAAAAATATGGGTTCAAAACAAGAGAAGAGATTTTTAGATGCACATAAGCATCAAAATATATATAAAACATTAAATTTGCTAAATAAAATGTTGCCAAAACTTGATAAAAAAAATATGGCATTTTCACAAATTTGTGAGATTTTATCAAAAAATAAAAATATATCTTTTAATTTTATATATGATATTGATAAAAAAGAGTTGATCTCTCAAAAAACAGTTCAAAAAGAGTATTTAGAAAATAGAGCTACAAAAAAAGATTTTGTAAGTGAAACTTTGGTCTCTCAAATTATAAAAAGTGGTGAGAGTTTAGTTGTAAATATTCTAAAAGATGAGAAAAAATCTATTTTTTATGGAAAAACAGATGAGTTTAAATTAAACTCACTTTTAGCAATTCCTATAAAAAAATTTGATAAAACGGTTGGAGTTTTGGTTATTTACTCTCATTTTCAAGACTTTTTTGATGAAGATATTAAAAATATTTTTGAAAAATTGGTTTTGGATATAACAGCACTTTTAGAAAAACTTGAATTAAAAGAGCAAAAAAGAAGACAAGAAGAGGAGTTAAAACTTACTTCATATGCCTTTGAAGAGTCTTTTGTACCTATGATAATAACTGATAAAAGAAACAATATCATAAAAGCAAATCATGCGTTTTTAAAAATAATGGGTTATGAAAGAGCCGATATATTAGGAAAAAATCCAAGAATTTTTAAAACAGCACACCAAGATTTTACATCTGCAAAAAGATTATGGGATAATCTTTTGTCAAAAGGTTACTGGAGTGGAGAGGTTTATAATAGAAAGGCAAATGGTGAGATAATTGCTTTAAAAGGTACAATTACAGTTGTAAAAAATAGTGAAGGACAAATCACAAACTTTATTGGTCAATATATGGATATTAGTGAACAAAAAGATAAAGAGAAAGTTTTACAATATCAAGCAACTCACGATAATCTAACAGGTCTTCCAAATAGACTTTTATTAACAGATAGAATAGAACATGCAATTACAAGAACTTTAAGACATAAAATTTATGGTGGACTTATTTTTATAGATTTGGATAATTTCAAAGAGGTAAATGATACTTTAGGTCATGATATAGGAGATATTCTTTTAATAACTGTTGCTCACAAAATTAAAGAGTGTGTAAGAGATGAAGATACAGTTGCTAGAATTGGTGGAGATGAGTTTATAGTTTTGATTGATAATGTTGGAAATAATAGTGATGATGCTAGAAAAAATATAAACTTTATAGCTCAAAAAATAAAAGACTCTTTAAATAGTATAACTCATATTGAAGGTCATATTAATGTTTCAACTCCAAGTATTGGAATAACTTTGTTTCATGACGCAAGTGTAAGTGTTCAAGATATTATAAAACAAGCAGATACGGCTATGTATAGTGCTAAAAAACAGGGTAAAAACTCAATTGAGTTTTTCTAAAATCCCCTTTTAAATATTACAGTTATTATTTAAATCATTTGTTAAAAAGTCATCGTAAGGTTCTAAATGAATACTTACAATCCACTCTCTTTTCTCATCTATTCTTTTTATCTCATCTTCTATTTCATGACTTATTTTATGGGCTTCCATTAGTGTAATCAAGCAGTTAAAAACTATATGAACATCAACAAAAAATTGATTAGAAGCCTCTCTTGTTTTTAAAAGATGGTATGAATTTACTTGAGGGCTATTTTTTATAACTTCCTCTATTTGAGAGACAATCTCTTTGTCAAGTGATTTATCTAATAAAACCAAAGTTCCTTTTTTGATTATTTCAAAAGCTGAGTATATAATATAAAATGAGATTAATGCTCCAAAAATAACATCAAAAATCTCATACTCTGTAATAGATACTAAAACAAGAGATGCTAAAACAGCAATATTGCTTAAAACATCAGTTTTATAGTGTAAAGCATCAGCTTTTATAATCATAGATTGAGTCTTTTTTGAAACATAATTTAAATAAGTAACCAAACCTATTGTTATAATTAAAGATAGAATCATAACATAAATTGAAATATCTAAATATTGAGAAGTCTCTCCTAAAATAGCCTTTTTTACTGCATGATATAGAAGAAAAATCCCAGAAAGAGTTATTATAACTCCTTCAATTACCAAAGCAAATGCCTCTATTTTACCTCTTCCATAATTAAAATTTTTATCAGCTGGTTTTTCTGAATTTAAAACAGCAAAATAGTTAAATATAGATACAAACATATCTAAAATAGAGTCAACAGCAGATGCTAAAACTGCAACAGAGCCACTAAATATTCCAATTATTAGCTTAAGTAGAGTTAATATTGCAGCAACAGTAGAGGATACTATTGTTGCTTTTTTTTGAGGTGAAATTTTAATATTCATAATTTATGGCGCCAATCTTGAAATAGTCCAGCTACCA
Protein-coding regions in this window:
- a CDS encoding sensor domain-containing diguanylate cyclase, with amino-acid sequence MLANRIFIKTFTIFLIPLIIALILNINLFYNSSTTIENIVSIILFIFIFILFVYSFLVLKNMGSKQEKRFLDAHKHQNIYKTLNLLNKMLPKLDKKNMAFSQICEILSKNKNISFNFIYDIDKKELISQKTVQKEYLENRATKKDFVSETLVSQIIKSGESLVVNILKDEKKSIFYGKTDEFKLNSLLAIPIKKFDKTVGVLVIYSHFQDFFDEDIKNIFEKLVLDITALLEKLELKEQKRRQEEELKLTSYAFEESFVPMIITDKRNNIIKANHAFLKIMGYERADILGKNPRIFKTAHQDFTSAKRLWDNLLSKGYWSGEVYNRKANGEIIALKGTITVVKNSEGQITNFIGQYMDISEQKDKEKVLQYQATHDNLTGLPNRLLLTDRIEHAITRTLRHKIYGGLIFIDLDNFKEVNDTLGHDIGDILLITVAHKIKECVRDEDTVARIGGDEFIVLIDNVGNNSDDARKNINFIAQKIKDSLNSITHIEGHINVSTPSIGITLFHDASVSVQDIIKQADTAMYSAKKQGKNSIEFF
- a CDS encoding cation diffusion facilitator family transporter yields the protein MNIKISPQKKATIVSSTVAAILTLLKLIIGIFSGSVAVLASAVDSILDMFVSIFNYFAVLNSEKPADKNFNYGRGKIEAFALVIEGVIITLSGIFLLYHAVKKAILGETSQYLDISIYVMILSLIITIGLVTYLNYVSKKTQSMIIKADALHYKTDVLSNIAVLASLVLVSITEYEIFDVIFGALISFYIIYSAFEIIKKGTLVLLDKSLDKEIVSQIEEVIKNSPQVNSYHLLKTREASNQFFVDVHIVFNCLITLMEAHKISHEIEDEIKRIDEKREWIVSIHLEPYDDFLTNDLNNNCNI